One genomic segment of Dysosmobacter sp. Marseille-Q4140 includes these proteins:
- a CDS encoding DUF3849 domain-containing protein → MNTDKNTALYEKMAAEQDKFRDWLKSQPLEEILKHTYEYTVREDILMAMEELDLPQSRAAALLASPSPLADVYKEFSDRETSYMDVVRDSIEQRAEAALDAQRELPLYRHDAAHAREQGDLDLYRASRRANIACKEAIEASISEHYRDNRLDKDAVPQVIEQFGYTRTLYVLANTVQQKEWDERFSPANKTWARTVDIPPNPDGFGGERNLDFVVDSHSGLVDLFLSQARQDYLRLQPLTPEEIRAEAARLLQELRAPDTPNSPHGTHYMARVSPDFLARAGTQAHDQLITLLPFRSLAITGMKDLPGTYVTILASEDRSKELRQRRPSVRRQLKQEPRPAEKPEKKSPIHKKKEPER, encoded by the coding sequence ATGAATACCGATAAAAACACGGCCCTCTATGAGAAGATGGCCGCCGAACAGGATAAGTTCCGGGACTGGCTGAAAAGCCAGCCCCTGGAGGAAATTCTAAAGCATACCTATGAGTACACGGTCCGGGAGGACATCCTGATGGCGATGGAGGAGCTGGACCTGCCACAAAGCCGGGCCGCCGCGCTGCTGGCGTCGCCGTCCCCGCTGGCCGATGTCTACAAGGAGTTTTCTGATCGGGAGACTTCCTACATGGATGTGGTGCGGGACAGTATCGAGCAGCGGGCCGAGGCGGCGCTGGACGCCCAGCGGGAACTGCCGCTCTACCGGCACGACGCCGCCCATGCCCGCGAACAGGGCGACCTGGATTTGTACCGGGCGTCCCGCCGCGCCAACATCGCCTGCAAGGAGGCCATCGAGGCGTCCATTTCAGAACATTACCGGGACAACCGGCTGGACAAGGACGCGGTGCCCCAGGTGATCGAGCAGTTCGGCTACACCCGCACCCTCTATGTGCTGGCAAACACCGTGCAGCAGAAAGAGTGGGATGAGCGTTTCAGCCCGGCCAACAAGACGTGGGCCAGGACGGTGGACATCCCGCCCAACCCGGACGGCTTTGGCGGCGAACGCAACCTGGACTTTGTGGTGGACAGCCACTCCGGCTTGGTCGATCTGTTCTTGAGCCAGGCGCGGCAGGACTATCTGCGGCTCCAGCCGCTGACGCCAGAGGAAATCCGCGCCGAGGCCGCCCGGCTCTTGCAGGAGCTTCGTGCGCCGGATACGCCCAACAGCCCCCACGGCACCCACTACATGGCCCGCGTTTCGCCGGATTTTCTGGCCCGCGCAGGCACCCAGGCCCACGACCAGCTGATAACGCTGCTGCCATTCCGCAGTCTGGCGATCACCGGCATGAAGGACCTGCCCGGCACCTATGTCACCATCCTGGCCAGTGAGGACCGCTCCAAGGAGCTGCGTCAGCGCCGCCCCTCGGTCCGTCGCCAGCTGAAACAGGAGCCGCGCCCCGCTGAAAAGCCGGAGAAAAAATCCCCCATCCATAAGAAAAAGGAGCCGGAGCGATGA
- a CDS encoding transposon-transfer assisting family protein: protein MNTLTFEETNLLCIYNPGTRQGAIEALTEMRGHLQADEAELLALTDSTLAKLRAMPDAEFDELELYPDFDE, encoded by the coding sequence ATGAACACTTTGACCTTTGAGGAAACCAACCTGCTGTGCATCTACAACCCCGGCACCCGCCAGGGGGCCATCGAGGCCCTGACCGAGATGCGCGGCCACTTGCAGGCGGACGAGGCCGAGCTGCTGGCCCTGACCGACAGCACCCTCGCCAAGCTGCGCGCCATGCCCGACGCCGAGTTTGACGAGCTGGAGCTGTACCCGGATTTTGACGAGTAA
- a CDS encoding DEAD/DEAH box helicase family protein — protein MPTKAEQYAQMADQVARQLTGSWQEWAGFLTTAARLYKYPFHEQLMIYAQRPDATACAEYDLWNNRMGRYVRRGSKGIALVDDSGDRPRLRYVFDISDTGTREHSRTPWLWTMNEEHTAPVMAMLERNYDVGGGDLAQQLADVAAGLAEEYWTDHRQDILYIVDGSFLEEYDEENIGMQFKSAATVSITYALMSRCGLEPEQYFSHEDFMAIFDFNTPATVGALGTAVSQINQQVLRQIGVTIQNYERAKSAERSATHGEQPDLHEERRLPDPRPEAVRTAGEAPGQVRQDEESVPERTPAHPLQPAADEREAVPASSGDRRDREQPSGSDDAPAGRVGGRDGGTESPRPDGLGGPDEHLQGPGGGDSAGGAYQQLTLNLFLSEAEQIQNIDEAESVKTPSAFSMSKPAAQAEPVRRALTQAEIDAAIQEWNGKIESKHAVVRYMKDHAREKDTAAWLRQEYGDDLPALPVTVDGAAGDVPWPKVQRRIAQLIKEDRFYTEAEQDRFDNIDPIAIREVLAERGIVNGQVVDPEKLDNDPFIQQVMRDVEAVAAEEQAEAASKPPVPDLSGQPVTREGDTLTIGSGEPTHEIDITVSDEEYAAIRGTIPERTSYDPSAPVYNVGDTVYLDDRAHQITELREDTVQLLPTGMSYPIYRAESRERFEQLLRADNRNDFYTEFLPVNPDTADQDLRDVLTHGLIGAPDKAELSELLRTGKSNREVALWLSRAYPDIIETMELETGDTSDYRTIPEGIELEVLDADEKRLAMLFFRWDEVAPLLRGLYARQLDGFVQEQDEPYMEVPAAVEEPAEPAKPIEEAAEAPAFHSETVAVYPGDKNGLPYDVVVERLHVDRPEPTPPEQRPPENFRILDDDLGKGGPKEKFWRNIKAIATLKQIEQENHYATPEEQHILSQYVGWGGVADAFDPDKPAWAAEYAELKELLTPEEYEAARASTLNAHYTSPTVIRAVIRAVYEAVERMGFRTGNILEPSCGVGNFFGMLPESMTESRLYGVELDSISGRIAKQLYPKADITVAGFETTDRRDFYDLAIGNVPFGQYQVNDKAYNKLGFNIHNYFFAKALDQVRPGGVVAFVTSRYTMDAKDSTVRRYLAQRAELLGAIRLPNNAFRANAGTDVVSDILFLQKRDRPLDIAPDWTQTGRTEEGFTVNQYFLDHPEMVLGRPTAESTQYGKQDYTVAPIEGLELADQLHDAVQHIHGTYQEAALPELGEGEDIDESLPADPNVKNYSYTVVDGAVYFRENSRMVRPDLNATAEARVNGLVGLRDCVQRLIDLEMDAAAPDADIRAQMAELNRRYDDFSAKYGLINDRANRLAFADDSSYYLLCALEVLDEDGRLERKADMFTKRTIKPHEAVTTVDTASEALAVSISEKACVDMAYMEQLTGKTGEELADELRGVIFRVPGQTEPDGTPHYMTADEYLSGNVRRKLRQAQRAAEQDPAFAVNVEALTAAQPKDLDASEIEVRLGATWIDKEYIQQFMYETFDTPFYLQRSIEVHYTPFTAEWQISGKNVVGQNNVAAYSTYGTGRANAYKILEDSLNLRDVRIYDTVEDADGKERRVLNAKETTLAAQKQQAIRDAFRDWIWRDPERRQALVRQYNEEMNATRPREYDGSHIVFGGMNPAITLREHQKNAIAHVLYGGNTLLAHEVGAGKTFEMVGAAMEAKRLGLCQKSLFVVPNHLTEQWASEFLRLYPSANILVTTKKDFEKHNRKKFCARIATGDYDAIIMGHSQFEKISISKERQERLLHEQIWEITEGIAEVEASGGERFTVKQLERTKKSLEARLEKLQAEGRKDDVVTFEQLGVDRLFVDEAHNYKNLFLYTKMRNVAGLSTTDAQKSSDMFAKCRYMDEITGSRGVIFATGTPVSNSMTVRP, from the coding sequence ATGCCAACCAAAGCAGAACAATATGCGCAGATGGCCGACCAGGTGGCGCGGCAGCTCACCGGCAGCTGGCAGGAGTGGGCGGGCTTTCTCACCACCGCCGCCCGGCTTTACAAATATCCGTTCCATGAGCAGCTGATGATCTACGCCCAGCGCCCGGACGCCACCGCCTGCGCCGAGTACGACCTGTGGAACAACCGCATGGGCCGGTATGTGCGGCGCGGGTCCAAGGGCATCGCCCTGGTGGATGATTCCGGGGACCGGCCCCGGCTGCGGTATGTGTTTGATATTTCCGACACCGGCACCCGTGAACACTCCCGCACACCCTGGCTGTGGACGATGAACGAGGAACACACCGCGCCGGTCATGGCGATGCTGGAGCGAAACTATGACGTAGGCGGCGGAGACCTGGCCCAGCAGCTGGCCGATGTGGCTGCCGGTCTGGCGGAAGAATACTGGACGGACCACCGGCAAGACATTCTTTACATCGTTGACGGTTCCTTTTTGGAAGAGTACGATGAAGAAAACATCGGGATGCAGTTCAAATCCGCCGCCACGGTCAGCATCACCTACGCCCTGATGTCCCGCTGTGGGCTGGAGCCGGAGCAGTATTTCAGCCATGAGGATTTCATGGCGATTTTCGACTTCAATACCCCCGCTACCGTGGGGGCGCTGGGCACGGCGGTCAGCCAGATAAACCAGCAGGTGCTGCGGCAGATCGGCGTCACCATCCAGAACTATGAGCGCGCCAAGAGCGCGGAAAGGAGTGCCACACATGGAGAACAACCTGACTTACACGAGGAACGGCGATTACCTGATCCCCGACCTGAAGCTGTCCGAACAGCCGGAGAAGCCCCTGGGCAAGTACGGCAGGATGAGGAAAGCGTACCTGAAAGAACACCGGCCCATCCTCTACAACCAGCTGCTGATGAGCGAGAAGCTGTACCCGCATCTTCGGGAGATCGACGAGACCGCGAACAGCCGTCTGGATCAGATGATGCCCCGGCTGGCAGAGTCGGCGGGCGCGACGGAGGAACTGAAAGCCCGCGACCCGATGGCCTGGGTGGGCCTGATGAACACCTGCAAGGCCCAGGCGGAGGAGATTCTGCTGGCGGAGCTTATCAACAGCTGACCCTAAACCTGTTCCTCTCCGAAGCGGAACAAATCCAGAATATCGACGAAGCAGAGAGTGTGAAAACGCCCTCTGCTTTTTCTATGTCCAAGCCCGCTGCGCAGGCGGAACCTGTGCGCCGGGCGCTAACCCAGGCGGAGATCGACGCCGCCATCCAGGAATGGAACGGCAAGATCGAGAGCAAGCACGCAGTTGTCCGCTACATGAAGGACCACGCCCGTGAAAAGGACACCGCCGCCTGGTTGCGGCAGGAGTACGGCGATGACCTCCCGGCCCTGCCTGTGACGGTGGACGGCGCGGCGGGCGATGTGCCCTGGCCCAAGGTGCAGCGCCGGATCGCACAGCTCATCAAGGAAGATCGGTTTTACACCGAGGCGGAGCAGGACCGTTTTGACAACATCGACCCCATCGCCATCCGGGAGGTCCTGGCCGAGCGCGGGATCGTGAACGGCCAGGTGGTGGACCCGGAAAAGCTGGACAACGACCCGTTCATCCAGCAGGTCATGCGGGATGTGGAGGCCGTCGCGGCAGAAGAACAGGCCGAGGCCGCATCGAAGCCGCCTGTGCCGGACTTATCCGGCCAGCCCGTCACCCGCGAGGGAGACACCCTCACCATCGGCAGCGGTGAACCCACCCATGAGATCGACATCACGGTGTCGGACGAGGAATATGCCGCCATCCGGGGCACTATCCCGGAGCGCACCTCTTACGACCCGTCCGCCCCGGTCTACAACGTGGGCGATACCGTCTATCTGGATGACCGCGCCCACCAGATTACCGAACTGCGAGAGGATACGGTGCAGCTGCTGCCCACCGGCATGAGCTATCCCATCTACCGGGCCGAAAGCCGGGAACGGTTCGAGCAGCTTCTGCGGGCAGACAACCGCAACGACTTTTACACCGAGTTCCTGCCTGTCAACCCCGACACGGCGGACCAGGACCTACGGGACGTGCTGACCCACGGCCTCATCGGCGCGCCGGACAAGGCGGAGCTTTCCGAACTGCTGCGTACCGGCAAGAGCAACCGGGAGGTCGCCCTGTGGCTGAGCCGGGCCTATCCTGACATCATCGAGACGATGGAGCTGGAGACCGGCGATACCTCCGACTACCGCACCATACCCGAAGGCATTGAGCTGGAAGTGCTGGACGCGGACGAAAAGCGGCTGGCCATGCTGTTCTTCCGCTGGGATGAAGTCGCGCCGCTGCTGCGCGGGTTGTATGCCCGCCAGCTGGACGGCTTCGTACAGGAGCAGGATGAACCGTATATGGAAGTCCCTGCCGCCGTGGAAGAACCTGCCGAACCCGCCAAGCCCATTGAAGAAGCCGCCGAGGCACCGGCGTTCCACTCCGAGACGGTGGCTGTCTACCCCGGCGACAAAAACGGACTTCCCTATGACGTGGTGGTGGAGCGGCTGCACGTTGACCGGCCCGAACCCACGCCGCCCGAACAGCGTCCGCCTGAGAATTTCCGCATTCTGGACGATGACCTGGGGAAAGGCGGGCCAAAGGAAAAGTTCTGGCGCAACATCAAAGCAATCGCCACACTGAAGCAGATCGAGCAGGAAAATCACTATGCCACCCCAGAAGAACAGCATATTCTCTCGCAATATGTAGGCTGGGGCGGCGTGGCGGATGCCTTTGACCCGGACAAACCCGCGTGGGCCGCCGAGTATGCGGAACTGAAGGAACTGCTGACCCCGGAGGAATATGAGGCGGCACGTGCCTCCACCCTCAACGCCCACTACACCAGCCCCACCGTTATCCGCGCCGTTATCCGCGCCGTTTATGAGGCCGTGGAGCGGATGGGCTTCCGTACCGGCAACATTCTGGAGCCGTCCTGCGGCGTGGGCAATTTCTTCGGGATGCTGCCGGAGAGCATGACCGAGAGCCGTCTGTACGGCGTGGAGCTGGATTCTATCAGCGGCCGGATTGCTAAACAGCTCTACCCCAAGGCCGACATCACCGTGGCGGGCTTCGAGACCACCGACCGGCGGGACTTCTATGACCTTGCCATCGGCAACGTCCCTTTCGGCCAGTATCAGGTGAACGACAAAGCCTACAACAAGCTGGGCTTCAACATTCACAACTACTTCTTTGCCAAGGCGCTGGATCAGGTGCGTCCGGGCGGCGTGGTGGCTTTCGTCACCAGCCGCTATACAATGGACGCCAAGGATTCCACCGTGCGCCGGTATTTAGCCCAGCGGGCCGAACTGCTGGGGGCGATCCGCCTGCCCAACAACGCTTTCCGCGCCAACGCCGGGACCGATGTGGTATCCGACATCCTGTTTCTGCAAAAGCGGGACCGTCCGCTGGACATCGCCCCGGACTGGACCCAAACCGGCCGGACCGAGGAAGGCTTCACGGTCAACCAATATTTTCTCGACCACCCGGAGATGGTGCTGGGCCGTCCCACCGCCGAAAGCACCCAATACGGCAAGCAGGACTACACCGTGGCCCCCATCGAGGGGTTGGAGCTGGCCGATCAGCTGCACGACGCCGTACAGCACATTCACGGCACCTACCAGGAGGCCGCGCTGCCGGAGCTGGGCGAGGGCGAGGACATCGACGAATCCCTCCCGGCTGACCCCAATGTGAAGAATTACTCCTACACGGTGGTGGACGGCGCGGTGTACTTCCGGGAAAACAGCCGCATGGTGCGCCCTGACCTGAACGCTACCGCCGAAGCACGTGTCAATGGGTTGGTGGGGCTGCGGGATTGTGTGCAACGGCTCATCGACCTGGAGATGGACGCCGCCGCGCCGGATGCCGACATCCGGGCGCAGATGGCCGAACTGAACCGCCGCTATGACGATTTCTCTGCCAAGTACGGCCTTATCAATGACCGGGCGAACCGGCTGGCCTTTGCCGATGATTCCAGCTACTATCTGCTCTGCGCGCTGGAGGTACTGGACGAGGATGGCCGGTTGGAGCGCAAGGCAGATATGTTCACCAAGCGCACGATTAAGCCCCATGAGGCCGTCACCACCGTGGACACGGCCAGCGAGGCCCTGGCAGTCTCCATTTCTGAAAAAGCCTGCGTGGATATGGCCTACATGGAACAGCTCACCGGCAAAACCGGCGAAGAATTGGCTGACGAGCTGCGCGGTGTCATCTTCCGTGTACCGGGCCAGACTGAGCCGGACGGAACGCCCCATTATATGACCGCCGACGAGTACCTGTCCGGCAACGTGCGGCGCAAGCTCCGCCAGGCCCAGCGGGCAGCGGAGCAGGACCCGGCCTTTGCGGTCAACGTGGAGGCTCTGACCGCCGCCCAGCCCAAAGACCTGGACGCTTCCGAGATCGAGGTGCGGCTGGGGGCAACGTGGATCGACAAGGAGTACATCCAGCAATTCATGTACGAGACCTTCGACACGCCTTTTTACCTCCAGCGCAGCATTGAAGTCCACTACACCCCCTTTACGGCGGAGTGGCAGATCTCCGGCAAAAATGTCGTGGGGCAAAACAACGTGGCCGCCTACTCGACCTACGGGACCGGCCGCGCCAACGCCTATAAAATCCTCGAAGATTCCCTCAATCTGCGGGACGTGCGTATCTACGACACTGTGGAGGACGCGGACGGCAAGGAGCGCCGGGTGCTGAACGCCAAGGAAACCACCCTGGCCGCGCAAAAGCAGCAGGCCATCCGAGACGCTTTCCGCGACTGGATTTGGCGTGACCCAGAGCGTCGGCAGGCGCTGGTGCGCCAATATAACGAGGAAATGAACGCCACCCGGCCCCGCGAGTATGATGGCAGTCACATCGTTTTCGGCGGTATGAACCCGGCCATCACCCTGCGGGAACATCAGAAAAATGCCATCGCCCATGTGCTGTACGGCGGCAACACGCTGTTGGCTCATGAGGTGGGCGCAGGCAAGACGTTTGAAATGGTGGGGGCCGCGATGGAGGCCAAGCGGCTGGGTCTGTGCCAGAAATCCCTCTTTGTGGTGCCCAACCACCTGACCGAACAGTGGGCTTCGGAGTTCCTGCGGCTGTACCCGTCCGCGAACATCCTGGTAACGACCAAAAAGGACTTCGAGAAGCACAACCGCAAGAAGTTCTGCGCCCGCATCGCCACCGGCGACTACGACGCCATCATCATGGGTCACTCCCAGTTCGAGAAGATTTCCATCAGCAAGGAACGCCAGGAGCGGCTGCTGCATGAGCAGATTTGGGAAATCACCGAGGGCATCGCCGAGGTGGAGGCCAGCGGCGGGGAACGGTTCACCGTCAAGCAGCTGGAACGCACGAAAAAGTCTCTGGAAGCGCGGCTGGAAAAGCTGCAAGCCGAGGGCCGCAAGGACGATGTGGTGACGTTTGAACAGCTGGGCGTAGACCGGCTGTTCGTGGACGAGGCACACAACTACAAGAACCTCTTTCTCTACACAAAAATGCGCAACGTGGCGGGCCTCTCTACGACGGACGCGCAGAAATCCTCGGATATGTTCGCCAAGTGCCGTTACATGGACGAGATCACCGGCAGCCGGGGCGTCATCTTTGCCACCGGCACGCCGGTTTCCAACTCCATGACCGTGCGCCCGTAA
- a CDS encoding helicase gives MKDGEPCTSRGVSTVLEGVTPRPRTKGSMAWRFLPYELYTMQRYLQYDRLQELGMAHFDCWASRFGETVTALELAPEGTGYRARTRFSKFFNLPELMNLFKEVADIKTADQLHLPTPQVEYHNIVAQPTEQQQEMVKALSERASLVHSGTVDPSQDNMLKITSDGRKLGLDQRIINQLLPDEPGTKVNQCVNNIMQIWRDGEADKLTQLVFCDISTPQARPAKKVAKALDNPTLHALEDAVPLDEPEPAFTVYEDIRQKLIAKGVPAEQIAFIHEANTEVRKKELFSKVRTGQVRVLLGSTAKMGAGTNVQDRLVALHDLDCPWRPGDLAQRKGRIERQGNQNETVHVYRYVTEGTFDAYLWQTVENKQKFISQIMTSKSPVRSCDDVDETALSFAEIKALCAGDPRIKERMDLDVDVARLKLMKADHQSKQYRLEDQLLKTFPEEIEKNKGFIAGLEADMKTLAEHPHPEDGFAGMEVRGDTLTDKENAGAALLDACKEVKGTDPVPVGSYRGFAMSVSFDAFRQEYMLLLKGQMTHRATLGTDPRGNLTRIDNALSQMPQRLEAVKNQLDNLYQQQAAAKAEVGKPFPFEDDLRVKSARLAELDVLLNMDGRGRPAPEAVLAKSSRPSVLEGLKRPVPRNPEKKPKHHEQEVR, from the coding sequence ATGAAAGATGGCGAGCCGTGTACATCGAGAGGTGTAAGCACGGTTCTGGAGGGGGTTACGCCAAGACCACGGACGAAAGGAAGTATGGCGTGGCGTTTCCTACCTTATGAGCTTTACACCATGCAGCGGTATCTCCAATATGACCGGCTGCAAGAGCTGGGCATGGCCCACTTTGACTGCTGGGCGTCCCGGTTTGGCGAAACCGTGACGGCGCTGGAGCTGGCCCCGGAGGGCACCGGCTACCGGGCAAGAACAAGATTCAGCAAGTTTTTCAACCTGCCGGAGCTGATGAACCTCTTTAAGGAGGTCGCGGACATCAAAACCGCCGACCAGCTGCACCTGCCCACGCCCCAGGTGGAGTACCACAACATCGTGGCCCAGCCCACCGAACAGCAGCAGGAAATGGTGAAGGCGCTCTCGGAGCGCGCTTCCCTGGTACACAGCGGTACGGTGGACCCGTCCCAGGACAATATGCTCAAGATCACCAGCGACGGACGCAAGCTGGGCCTGGACCAGCGGATCATCAACCAGCTGCTGCCGGATGAGCCGGGCACCAAGGTCAATCAGTGCGTGAACAACATCATGCAGATCTGGCGGGACGGCGAGGCTGACAAGCTGACCCAGCTGGTGTTCTGCGACATCTCCACGCCCCAGGCCCGGCCCGCCAAAAAGGTAGCCAAGGCGCTGGACAACCCGACCCTCCACGCTTTGGAGGACGCGGTGCCGCTGGATGAGCCGGAACCGGCCTTTACCGTGTATGAGGACATCCGGCAGAAGCTCATCGCTAAAGGTGTGCCCGCCGAGCAGATCGCCTTTATCCATGAGGCCAACACCGAGGTGCGCAAAAAGGAGTTGTTCTCCAAGGTCCGCACCGGCCAGGTGCGCGTTTTGCTGGGCAGCACCGCCAAGATGGGCGCGGGCACCAACGTCCAGGACCGCCTGGTGGCGCTACATGATCTGGACTGTCCGTGGCGGCCCGGCGACCTGGCCCAGCGAAAGGGGCGCATCGAGCGCCAGGGCAACCAGAACGAGACCGTCCATGTGTACCGCTATGTCACCGAGGGGACGTTTGACGCCTACCTCTGGCAGACGGTGGAAAACAAGCAGAAATTCATCAGCCAGATCATGACCTCCAAATCGCCGGTGCGAAGCTGCGACGATGTGGACGAAACGGCGCTGTCCTTTGCCGAGATCAAGGCGCTGTGCGCCGGGGACCCGCGCATCAAAGAGCGCATGGACCTGGATGTGGACGTGGCGCGGTTAAAGCTGATGAAGGCCGACCACCAGAGCAAGCAGTACCGCCTGGAGGACCAGTTGCTCAAAACCTTCCCGGAGGAGATCGAGAAAAACAAGGGATTTATCGCCGGGCTGGAAGCGGATATGAAAACGCTGGCGGAACACCCGCACCCGGAGGACGGCTTTGCCGGGATGGAAGTCCGTGGCGACACCCTCACCGACAAGGAGAACGCCGGGGCCGCGCTGCTGGACGCCTGCAAGGAGGTCAAAGGGACCGACCCGGTGCCGGTGGGCAGTTACCGGGGCTTCGCTATGTCGGTGTCGTTTGACGCTTTCCGGCAAGAGTATATGCTCCTGCTGAAAGGCCAGATGACCCACCGGGCGACGCTGGGCACAGACCCCCGCGGCAACCTCACCCGTATCGACAATGCGCTCAGTCAGATGCCCCAGCGGCTGGAGGCGGTGAAGAACCAACTGGACAATCTCTACCAGCAGCAGGCCGCCGCCAAGGCGGAGGTGGGTAAGCCATTCCCTTTTGAGGATGATTTGCGGGTAAAGTCCGCCCGGCTGGCCGAACTGGACGTACTGCTGAACATGGACGGCCGGGGCCGCCCTGCGCCGGAGGCGGTTCTTGCCAAGAGCAGCCGCCCCTCGGTGCTGGAGGGCTTGAAACGCCCGGTTCCGCGCAATCCCGAAAAGAAACCAAAACACCACGAACAGGAGGTGCGATAA
- a CDS encoding group II intron reverse transcriptase/maturase — protein MRSPENVLKSLSEKAKNKEYRYERLYRNLYNPEFYLLAYQNIATSQGSMTAGADGFTLDGMSMERIEKLIQKLRDHSYQPNPARRVYIAKKNSSKKRPLGIPSTDDKLLQEVVRMILEAIYEPTFSDNSHGFRPKRSCHTALKEIVTLFTGAKWIIEGDIKACFDSFDHHITIQLLRKRIKDEAFISLMWKFLRAGYMEQWTYHETYSGSPQGSGVSPILANIYLNELDEFMARMKKSFDKGDTRSRKVHKDHDKVRWAYRKAQKNLEIERTEANLAAFKEARKVMLSTPHLDEMDENYKRLQYNRYADDFLISITGSKQDAENIKEQVKIFLKDKLNLTMSEEKTHVTHSSEKVRYLGYDIRISRSQDTKRTKKGLQRVWYGKVQLYMPKEKWIAKLHEYGAFKIKKDENGKEIWKPLHRGALMPLDDVAIISKYNSEIRGLYNYYRLAINVCNLGKFHSIMRGSCLKTLAAKYNSSVMKMYKKYRSVKGDFGADYKTKSGTKRCEFYNEGFRRNNNIAPEFVDIMPKYRGQIKPNSLAGRLKSGQCEMCGANPVKVYMHHVKRLKDLNADNEFDELMLLKRRKSLALCPKCYEEAKTKSLKL, from the coding sequence ATGAGAAGTCCCGAAAATGTATTGAAAAGTTTAAGTGAAAAAGCAAAAAACAAAGAGTACAGGTACGAGAGATTATACCGTAACCTGTACAACCCAGAGTTCTATCTGCTTGCATACCAGAATATTGCGACCTCTCAGGGGAGCATGACGGCAGGTGCAGACGGATTCACTCTTGACGGTATGAGCATGGAGCGCATTGAAAAGCTCATTCAGAAGCTGAGAGACCACTCATACCAGCCGAACCCTGCAAGGCGTGTTTATATTGCGAAGAAAAACAGCAGTAAAAAGCGCCCATTGGGGATTCCGTCAACGGACGATAAACTGTTACAGGAAGTTGTCCGTATGATACTTGAAGCAATCTATGAGCCGACATTCTCTGATAATTCACATGGTTTCAGACCGAAAAGAAGTTGCCACACAGCGTTAAAAGAAATCGTAACGCTGTTCACTGGTGCAAAGTGGATAATCGAAGGAGACATTAAGGCTTGTTTTGACAGCTTCGACCACCATATCACAATACAGCTTTTGAGAAAGCGCATAAAAGATGAAGCGTTCATATCGCTGATGTGGAAGTTTCTAAGGGCAGGATATATGGAACAGTGGACATACCATGAAACGTACTCCGGCAGTCCACAAGGCTCCGGTGTCAGTCCGATACTTGCCAACATCTATCTGAATGAACTTGATGAGTTCATGGCAAGGATGAAAAAGAGTTTTGACAAAGGCGATACAAGAAGCCGTAAAGTCCACAAAGACCATGATAAGGTACGCTGGGCTTATCGGAAAGCGCAGAAAAATCTGGAAATAGAGCGCACAGAAGCAAACCTAGCAGCATTTAAAGAAGCAAGGAAAGTGATGTTGTCCACACCACATTTAGACGAGATGGATGAGAATTACAAAAGACTTCAATACAACCGTTACGCTGACGATTTCCTGATTTCAATAACAGGTTCAAAGCAGGATGCTGAAAATATCAAGGAACAGGTAAAGATATTTCTAAAAGACAAGCTAAATCTCACAATGTCGGAGGAGAAAACTCACGTTACCCATTCCTCTGAAAAGGTGCGGTATCTTGGATACGACATAAGAATATCAAGAAGTCAGGACACAAAGCGGACGAAAAAAGGTCTGCAACGGGTGTGGTATGGAAAAGTGCAGTTATATATGCCGAAAGAAAAATGGATTGCGAAACTGCACGAATACGGTGCGTTTAAAATCAAAAAAGACGAAAACGGCAAAGAGATTTGGAAGCCACTCCACAGAGGGGCGCTTATGCCATTAGACGATGTGGCAATCATCAGTAAATATAATTCTGAAATCAGAGGATTGTACAATTATTACAGGTTAGCAATCAATGTATGCAATCTGGGGAAATTTCATTCTATCATGCGTGGAAGCTGTTTAAAGACGTTGGCGGCAAAATATAATTCTTCTGTTATGAAGATGTATAAGAAATACCGTAGCGTAAAGGGCGACTTTGGCGCAGATTACAAAACCAAGAGTGGAACAAAGCGGTGTGAGTTTTACAATGAAGGATTTAGGCGTAATAACAATATCGCACCTGAATTTGTAGACATTATGCCGAAATACAGAGGGCAGATAAAACCGAATAGTCTTGCAGGACGTTTAAAAAGCGGACAATGCGAGATGTGCGGAGCAAACCCCGTGAAAGTGTATATGCACCATGTAAAGCGCTTAAAAGATTTGAACGCTGATAATGAATTTGATGAACTGATGCTACTGAAAAGGCGGAAGTCATTGGCTCTCTGCCCGAAATGCTACGAAGAAGCAAAGACAAAATCACTTAAACTATGA